The following proteins are co-located in the Solanum pennellii chromosome 1, SPENNV200 genome:
- the LOC107009071 gene encoding probable xyloglucan endotransglucosylase/hydrolase protein 28 produces MVNYSMFFFIFLSCILVLVSGFSRNLPILAFDEGYSHLFGDNNLMILKDGKSVHISLDKRTGAGFVSQDLYFHGFFSASIKLPADYTAGVVVAFYMSNGDMFEKNHDEIDFEFLGNIRGKDWRIQTNIYGNGSTNVGREERYGLWFDPSEDFHQYSILWTENLIIFYVDNVPIREIKRTKAMGGDFPSKPMSLIATIWDGSNWATNGGKYKVNYKYAPYIAEFSDFILHGCAVDPIELSSKCDNTTPKTPTIPTDITLDQRRKMENFRKKQMQYSYCYDKTRYKVPPPECMIDPKEAERLRAFDPVTFGGSHHHHVKRHRRSRPKLKGDDDVSFM; encoded by the exons atggtgaACTATTCTAtgttctttttcatatttttgtcttGTATTCTTGTTTTGGTTTCTGGGTTTTCAAGAAATCTGCCAATTTTAGCTTTTGATGAAGGCTACTCTCATTTATTTGGTGATAATAATCTTATGATCCTTAAAGATGGAAAATCAGTTCATATTTCTCTTGATAAAAGAACAg GGGCTGGATTTGTGTCTCAAGACCTTtattttcatggattttttAGTGCTTCTATTAAGTTACCTGCAGATTATACAGCTGGTGTTGTTGTTGCATTTTAT ATGTCTAATGGGGATATGTTTGAGAAGAACCATGATGAAattgattttgagtttttggGAAATATTAGAGGCAAAGACTGGAGAATTCAGACTAATATTTATGGGAATGGTAGCACAAATGTTGGCAGAGAAGAAAGATATGGACTTTGGTTTGATCCTTCTGAAGATTTTCATCAATACAGTATCCTTTGGACTGAGAATTTGATCAT CTTTTATGTAGATAATGTCCCCATAAGAGAGATCAAGAGGACAAAAGCCATGGGTGGGGACTTCCCATCTAAGCCAATGTCCTTGATAGCTACAATATGGGATGGTTCTAATTGGGCTACAAATGGTGGAAAATACAAAGTCAATTACAAATACGCCCCGTATATCGCTGAGTTCTCCGATTTCATACTCCACGGATGCGCAGTTGATCCAATCGAACTATCATCCAAATGTGACAACACTACGCCAAAAACTCCAACGATCCCTACCGATATCACCCTTGACCAAAGACGAAAGATGGAGAACTTCAGAAAGAAGCAAATGCAATATTCATACTGCTACGACAAGACCAGGTACAAGGTCCCTCCTCCCGAGTGCATGATCGATCCTAAGGAAGCCGAACGACTCCGAGCCTTTGACCCCGTTACATTTGGAGGATCCCACCACCATCACGTGAAACGACATCGCCGGAGCAGACCAAAGTTGAAGGGTGATGATGATGTATCCtttatgtaa
- the LOC107014174 gene encoding dolichol-phosphate mannose synthase subunit 3 has protein sequence MKHIVKILALLLAVTAVWIGLLQTSTIPESYTWLLPLYLIVSLGCYGLLMVGVGLMNFPTCPQEALFLQQDIVEAREFLKKKGVDVGSD, from the exons ATGAAACATATCGTGAAGATTTTGGCGTTATTGCTTGCAGTAACTGCTGTTTGGATAGGCTTGTTGCAGACATCAACTATTCCGGAGAGCTATACCTGGCTG TTGCCTCTATACCTCATTGTGTCCCTTGGTTGCTATGGTCTGTTAATGGTTGGTGTTGGTCTAATGAATTTTCCCACATGTCCTCAAGAGGCTCTTTTCTTACAGCAG GATATTGTTGAAGCCAGggaattcttgaagaaaaaagGGGTAGACGTTGGTTCTGATTGA